A stretch of Episyrphus balteatus chromosome 2, idEpiBalt1.1, whole genome shotgun sequence DNA encodes these proteins:
- the LOC129911323 gene encoding probable ATP-dependent RNA helicase Dbp73D: protein MELFSVKRYIEGEQFTDDPNKEDDILQKLLKKAQARKSTQPSEIPQNISDIPVISEEHENKQTELQEDSQNDDEETNVTKKPKLSDEPAENEDFQVLGSNVFDRKPKVEMVLPPWLAHPTVIATSIVESSEQEDSFVSKADYLSDHLKESLKELSIDNLFPVQKSVIPWVLTAHSKPYPFRPRDICVSAPTGSGKTLAFAVPIVQLLENRVEKKIRALVVLPVAELALQVYKVFKKLTDKTNLSVCLLTKSNPFPLEQQKLVESYKGKFYSKADIVITTPGRLVEHLHATNGFCLKSLKFLVIDEADRIMNQVHHNWLYHLDNHVKTTSDMLLSGRTAPLCIHELESVACNQPHKMLFSATLSQDPEKLQGIRLFQPKLFTSVLTNLDELKEKFVEARTAEIREEFIGKYTTPAELTEKYCLTESRIKPLTLYSLITENNWTKFLCFTNSVESSGRLAFVLKYLFDKRMVIEELSGALNPKMRASVLSTFARGKTNGLICSDALARGIDIPDVDIVISYDPARHIKTYIHRIGRTARAGRPGTAITMLTQKELNSFNHTLSEVGKVITEEIKVTTDVEENNAQKYAKALSELRIKVEADKHTKNYLKHIAKEKAKPVDPSKMSLMEKLQHQAENKVMEKFEARQVDGKTTILERQKKKKPMKAFKKKQLNKIATKSHVIGKAKQKKN, encoded by the exons atggaattattttcaGTAAAAAG ATACATCGAAGGTGAACAATTCACCGACGATCCAAACAAAGAAGATGACATTCTACAAAAACTCTTGAAAAAAGCCCAAGCACGAAAAAGTACCCAACCTTCTGAGATTCCACAGAATATTTCTGATATCCCTGTGATAAGTGAGGAGCATGAAAACAAGCAAACAGAATTGCAAGAAGATAGTCAAAATGACGATGAAGAAACAAATgtcacaaaaaaaccaaaattatccGATGAACCGGCAGAAAATGAAGATTTTCAAGTTCTCGGCTCAAATGTCTTTGATCGCAAACCTAAAGTTGAGATGGTTCTTCCTCCATGGTTAGCACATCCAACTGTCATTGCCACAAGCATTGTCGAATCGTCAGAACAAGAAGATAGCTTTGTTTCAAAAGCTGACTATCTTTCTGATCATTTAAAGGAATCATTGAAAGAATTGTCTATTGACAACTTATTCCCTGTTCAGAAATCAGTTATTCCTTGGGTTCTAACAGCTCATTCAAAACCCTATCCCTTTCGACCGAGAGATATTTGCGTTTCAGCTCCAACAGGTAGTGGCAAGACACTTGCTTTCGCTGTTCCCATTGTCCAGTTGTTGGAGAATCGTGTAGAGAAGAAAATTCGTGCTCTTGTCGTACTACCTGTTGCCGAATTGGCTCTCCAAGTCTATAAAGTCTTTAAGAAACTCACAGACAAGACTAATTTGAGTGTTTGCCTTCTGACCAAATCCAATCCTTTCCCATTGGAACAGCAAAAGCTTGTTGAATCTTACAAAGGCAAATTCTATTCAAAAGCTGACATTGTCATCACCACTCCCGGTCGTCTGGTTGAGCATCTTCATGCTACAAATGGATTCTGTCTGAAATCCCTCAAATTCCTCGTCATTGACGAAGCAGACAGAATTATGAATCAAGTTCATCATAATTGGCTTTATCATCTGGACAATCACGTCAAAACTACTTCAGATATGTTACTGTCTGGCCGGACTGCTCCTCTTTGTATTCATGAATTGGAATCCGTTGCATGCAATCAACCACACAAAATGTTATTCTCTGCAACTTTGTCTCAAGATCCTGAAAAACTTCAAGGTATTAGGTTATTCCAGCCCAAGTTGTTCACATCTGTTTTGACCAATTTGGATGAACTTAAAGAAAAGTTTGTTGAAGCAAGAACGGCAGAGATTCGGGAGGAATTTATTGGGAAATATACGACACCTGCTGAGTTGACCGAGAAATATTGCTTAACAGAGAGTCGAATTAAACCTTTGACGCTATACTCGTTAATTACTGAAAATAATTGGACAAAGTTTTTGTGCTTTACAAATAGTGTGGAATCTTCGGGAAg ATTGGCGTTTGTTTTAAAGTACCTCTTCGATAAAAGGATGGTTATAGAGGAACTCTCTGGAGCTTTGAATCCCAAAATGCGTGCAAGTGTTTTGAGTACTTTTGCCAGGGGCAAAACCAATGGATTGATATGTTCTGACGCTCTAGCTCGTGGTATTGATATTCCTGATGTTGACATAGTGATTTCTTACGATCCAGCACGACACATCAAGACTTATATCCATAGGATAGGACGAACAGCTCGTGCTGGTCGACCTGGAACAGCAATAACTATGCTCACACAGAAAGAACTTAATAGTTTCAAT CACACACTCTCTGAAGTTGGAAAAGTCATAACCGAAGAAATCAAAGTCACAACAGATGTCGAAGAAAACAATGCCCAAAAGTATGCTAAAGCACTTTCAGAACTTCGAATTAAGGTTGAGGCTGACAAACATACAAAGAATTATTTGAAGCACATTGCTAAGGAGAAAGCCAAACCAGTGGATCCATCGAAAATGTCATTGATGGAAAAATTGCAACATCAAGCGGAAAATAAGGTTATGGAAAAATTCGAAGCTCGACAAGTTGATGGTAAAACGACGATATTAGAACGccaaaagaagaagaaaccaATGAAAGCGTTTAAGAAGaaacaattgaataaaattgcAACAAAGTCGCATGTCATTGGAAAAGCGAAACAGAAGAAAAATTAG